A segment of the Vicinamibacterales bacterium genome:
GGGGTTACACATGAAAACCAGAGGGTTCACGATCGTCGCTTGTGTCGGACTGCTGCTGGCCACCGTGCCAGTGGTTGCCCATCATTCCTTTTCTGCTGAGTTTGATGCTAATGCTCCGGTCGAAGTGACGGGGGCGGTCCAGAAAATTGAATGGCTCAATCCTCACGTCTGGTTCTTTGTGGTCGTAGAGGACGATGAGGGTACCGTTACGAACTGGGCCATGGAAATGGGTAGTCCAAATCAACTCGTAAGGGCCGGGTGGACACGGAGCACGATGAGCATTGGTGACGTCGTTACAGTGCGAGGGAGTCGCGCTCGGGACGGAAGCGATACTGCGAGCACCAGGTATGTGGTTCTGGCCAACAGCGGAGAGAGACTGTTCACGGCCTCGAGCCAAAGACTGCCAGGGTAACCTGCCGTATAGGTTTCCCGGTTTCGCACCTGCTGGTCATTCACTTACTCGATCATTTCTGCTTCGAGTTCTCTCTCGACAACCTCTTCTCCTTGGAGACTCACGTAGTAGACCTTGGCCTCCGCTCTGGTGTGTACGACTCTCGCAACCTCATTGTCCTCAAAATAGATTCCTGCGTTGTTGTCGCAGGCATATCCAGGTTTCATTTCACCTGACTTGATCATACGGTGGTAAGTCGGTCGGCGATTTGCTTCACCGTCATAGTGAGGGGAATGGCTTCCTTTAAGGAACCCGAGACATTTAACCACGGTCAGTTCCTTGGGTCGGGAATCTGTCGTGCCTTCTTCGAACCAACAAAGGGACCCGGCGCTTGCGCCACCAAGCACGATCCCACGGTCCCAGGCCTCTCGAAGGACCTCATCGATTCCGTGGGCCTTCCAGATCACCTGCTGGTTTAGCGTATTGCCGCCTGAGACAACGATGCCATCCACCGACAGCAGAACCTCTGCAAACGTTTGATTCATACGGTTGCTGTTGATGAAGCTAACCTGTACTGATGGAATGACATTTAATGGTGCACAGTTGGCATACCATCTGACGATTCCCGACTCTCGATCAGCCGACGCGGTCGGTAAATAACAGAGCTTTGGTCGCTCCTTACCGGTGAGAGACGCCATGTAGCGGATGAAAGATGTGCCGTAGCCTCCACCAGCAATCAAAATCTTTCGGTTGCTGGATTGTGAGGATGTGTCGGGTCGTGAGGCAGCTAGAGAAAGATCTACTGAGCTCAAACCGACCGCTCCTAATGTCGTTGATGCGAGGAATTCTCGTCTTTCCATATTGTCCGTTCCTTATGTTTATTGAAGAATGATGTTTACGATCCTCGTATTTCTTGGCAATACTAGTCAACAATGCGTCCAGACTCGTCGATACGCAACGTGAGAATGGAGCCACTGAACATTACGGGGGAGATGTTTGCGACCGTCCCGGTATGTCGCTTGCCGGCTCCCACGACTGTTACCGCCACATCCACCGGATTCCCATTCCTCAGACCAAAATGGAGCGGCAGGTCAGATTGTGCGTCATAGCTCGAGCCCGTGTCGACCAAGCGCGTTCCTAGTAGTTGATCGGTGCCCGCAGTGTATACCCTAACTTCCGTACCCGGACGGGTGGCGTGGCCTTCGGCGTCTAATACTCGGACTTGCAGCGATTGGCGTCCGGAGACTCTAGGGAGTAGGTTCTCCATGAGATAGTGCATCGCGTCTTCGGCGGCGCCTGTGAGGGCTAGGTCGAGGTCGCCGTCCAGGTCGAAGTCAACCCAAGTGGCTCCGTGGCTCGCGTTTAACTGCAGCAATTCGGATGGGGTGACGTCCACGAACGTCGTATTTTCTTCCTGGTGATAAAGCCAATCACGGTATTGAGTGCCGCCCGTGACGGTACCGTTTACATACAAATCCAAGCCGCCATCGTTGTCAAAATCTCCCCATGCGCAGGTGTCGTAACGTGCATCAATCGCAAGGTTTGGAGCACCGCTGGTGTCAGCCCAAGCGCTTGGGCCCGACGCATACAAGAGAGCGTTCGGACCGTAGTTCGCAAAAGAAAGGTCGAACCAGCCGTCCGTGTTCACATCGGCGGCGCACACCCGTACGCTTCCTTGCGATGGGTCTCCGAGCATCCGTCCCCCGGCTTCCATAGGCTGTCCGGCTGCGGTGTCTGTGAATTTTCCGCCGTTATTTTGCCAATGGCCGTTTGCATCCCCATCCATGTTAGCAGTGACTAAGTCCAGGTCTCCGTCTTGATCGGTGTCGAACCAGACCGCCCCAACGGTACGCCGAACATCACCGATACCACTTTCTAGAGTGATGTCAGTAAAGCTCTCGCTAGCATCGTTCCGGAACAGCCGATTAGCTCGGTCCCTTAAAGCGAGGAAAAGATCGAGGTCTCCATCAGCGTCATAGTCTACCCATGACGCCTGTCGAGTGGTCCCCTCTGGCAACTCCAATCCAACCAGCCCGGCCACGTTTGTGAAGCCGGTGTTTCTATCGTTACGATAAAGGGCTGTGACGGGCGCTTCTCCTGCGAACCCGAGCAGCAAATCAGGGTCCCCATCATTGTCGAAGTCACCCCAAGCGGCTGTTCGGACGCTGCGGGTAACATTGAGCCCCATCTCAATCGCAATATCAACGTAGCCATTTCCACGGTCATTGCGATATAGGCGACTAGCAGCACCGTTAAAACCAACGAATCGGTCGGGGTCACCGTCACCGTCAATGTCAGCCCAAGCATCCGTGAGGGCACCACTATCCTTAAAGAGTTCGGGTTGAACTGGCCGAAAATGAACATCAACCGTGCTGGATGTTGTTGGTTCTGGTGCTTGGCCACTGCAAGACGGAATGCTCCAAATCGCTACGAGTGAAACGGCTATCACTATTGAGTGTCGCATGGGTCAACCCTTCATAATCGTGCTTACTGGGACTGCCGATTCCGCGAAGCAAAGCTCATACAGTCACGGCCCTCGCACAATTATGCATCAGAGACCGCTCGATTGCTGTGTTGAACTGCCAGCCGCTCCGCGCTAGGCTACCATCAAATGAAACCACCACTCTTGTCCACGGATGGCGTGCCGCGGAAAACCTCGGTATTGTGACGCACGAGTTAGCCCATTCGTTAGGCTATGGCCATCCAAGCGGCAGAGAGCAGTTTCCGGATAGCATCATGGGAAACTATATGGATGGCGGCTACGGGATTTCTGCGGCAGACGAATTACATGGCAGAATTGTGTATAAGCGACCAAATGGCAGTTTGACGCCCGACCGCGATCCGGCTGGCACCACCATTAATTGATACGAGTTACGGTGTGGTCGTTAGATTGGTTTTGTTAGTCCAGAAAATATCGAATGCCCCAAAACTGCTGTCCGATCGATCCGAAAACCACGTCAGTGTGCCCCCACCCGGTGGTAACGCCGGGCACATGTCGGCCGAAGACGTGTTGACTCGTGGTCCGAGGTTCACCGCGGGAGCCCACGTATTTGGTCCGAGTTGTTCTGCGCTATACAGGTCCAATCCGCCAAAGCCGCCCGGTCGGTTCGACGTGAAGTACACGACCCCAGTGGCATCTTGCGTAAAATGGAACTCGTTTGCGGCGGTATTAATGTTCGGTCCTTGATTCACGGGGTCTTGCCAGGTGCCAGTGGCGTCCTGCTGGGCGCACCAGATATCGGATTGGCCATACCCACCAGCTCGCGCCGACGCAAAACACAGACTTTGTCCATCTTGCAGCAGCATAGGGCAGTGTTCATTTCCTTCGTCGGTGCTGATGGGCGCGGGCAACAGTTCCGGTGTGGACCAGACGCCATTGACGAGGTGGGTTACGAATAGATCATTGTTATTGCGAGGTGTTGTGGTGGCCGTTCGGTCGGACTTGAAATAGATGGTCTGTCCATCACCGGTGATCCAGGGTTCGCGATCATCGCCCTTGCGCAGTGGATCCACGTCAGTCGCGGGCGGCGCGTTGACTGGTTCACCCATGTTGACAGGTTCATTCCAACTCCCGGTCTCTTGATTGAAGGTCGCAATGTACAGGTCCTTCGGATCGCCAGCCGCTGCGTCCAAATCTGCTCGGGCACTGCAGTAGACCATCGTGCCATCGTCGGCAAACGTGAGCTCACCCTCGTCCCACATCGTGTTGATCGGTTCACCAAAGTTATGGACCGCAAGCTGCACCCAATCCTGTTGTCCTGCCCAAGCGGTGTTTGACCCGCTGACGGCGAACAGTGTTATCACGCTGCAAACACACACTCCGAGTGGTCCGACCTTTGTTGTCATCATAGTTCCCCCATTTTACCTGTTTCTTGAGCCCTTCCAACCGCGTTGAACCTGCGGCCCAGTCAGCGGTAAACTCTAGCCACCCATTACAATCGTCGGCGGCGTTGGAGGAACACTATGACCTGTCGCCCCTTGAGTGCTGAAGACGACTCAGTCCATGATGTTTTCAGAGACGTCAGCGCTTGGTTTCGTGTAGACCGGTCGAAATAGATCAAAAACGCGAGTCCTAAATTGCCAAATCAAAGAGTGTGAGTGAGCGGCGACAGGTAGCTAGGGAAGGGAGCAAGGCACATGACGAGGACAACAGAACCGCCAAGAATCGTGGATGTGAGTACCGCGTGCTTCATCGCAGTGTTGCTTGCAGGAATGAGTGGCTGTCAACAACCTGACAACGCGATTCAGATTGATAACGATGACATCGGCGGAATTGTGAGTGGTCCAAATGGACCCGAAGCTGGTGTTTGGGTCATCGCAGAAACCACCGACCTGCCGACTAGGCTCAACAAGATTGTTGTCACGGACGCTGACGGGCGTTACGTTATTCCGGACCTGCCGAGTGCGAACTACACCGTGTGGGTTCGTGGATATGGTCTGGTTGATTCGCCCAAAGTCCAGGTGGCTCCCGGTGCCATTCAACATCTGGACGCCGTACCGGCACCCGACCCGCATTCCGCGGCGCATTACTATCCGGCTGGCTACTGGTTCTCATTGCTCCAAGTACCAGGCGAAGAGGAGTTCCCAGGTACAGGACCCGAGGGAAACGGTCTCTCGCCAAACATGGCAAGTCGAGCTGAATGGTTGCGAAATTTGAAATCTGGTGGCTGCATGGCATGTCACCAGTTGGGTAATCAGCCTATACGTGAGATCCCCGAGGAACTCGGCGACTTTGAGTCTTCGGTGGCTGCGTGGGACCGACGCATCGAATCTGGTCAGGCGGGTGGGAGTATGAGCAACGGGCTCAATCGAATGGGACGGCGACGAACCCTCGAGATTTTCGCCGACTGGACTGATCGGATTGCGGCTGGCGAAGTGCCTGAGGCACCACGCCGCCCGCAAGGTGTGGAGCGCAATATCGTGATTACGCAGTGGGACTGGGCTGACCCGAAGGCTTACCTGCACGACGAGGTGTCCACCGACAAACGGGACCCCACCGTGAACGCGAACGGTCCCATTTATGGCGCCTTGGAATTCAGTGCGGATTACGTGCCAATCCTGAACCCTGTCGAGCACGCGTCGAGTCAAGTGACCCTGCCGGTCCGAGACCCGGATACGCCCGTGGCTTCGGGTCCACCACTACAGGCATCACCCTACTGGGGTGACGAAGCAATCTGGACGAGTCGCGCCAATGCACATAACCCGATGCTCGACCATCGGGGAAGACTCTGGCTCACTTCACGAGTCCGCCCGAGGGAAAATCCCGCTTTCTGTCGGGACGGCTCGGACCATCCTTCGGCGAAGCAGTTCCCAGTCACGGGTTCCGGCCGACATCTCGCGATGTACGATCCGGAAACGGAGGAATACTCGCTCATCAGTACGTGCTTCAGCACGCACCACTTGGTGTTTGCCGAGGATGATGATCACACGCTATGGACGAGTGGTGGTGGCCAGGTGATCGGTTGGTTAAATACGAAGATGTTCGACGAGACTGGTGATGAGCAGCAGGCGCAAGGTTGGACAGCACTCGTTCTTGACACCAATGGGAATGGCAAACGAGACGCCTATGTGGAGTCCGATGAAGCATCTGATCCCAGCAAGGATACGCGCGTCCGTTCTGGCTACTACGGCGTTGCGGTAAGTCCGATTGACGGCACAATTTGGGGCTCCTCGTTGGGATTTCCAGGGGCCATTTTACGACTTGACCCTGGCCCTGACCCGGCAGCGACTGCACTCATAGAAGTCTACATGCCCCCATGGAATAACCCAGACGTGCCGGTCCAGGGTTACTCACCGCGCGGCATGGACATCGACCGCAACGGTGTTGCGTGGACTCCCCTTGCCAGCGGGCATATGGCCAGTTTCGACCGTAGTAAGTGTACGGAACCGCTCAATGGTCCCGTCGCGACTGGTCAACACTGCCCGGAAGGATGGACTCTTTATCCAGAGCCGCTGCCGCAACTCAAAGGGTTGGCGGATTCAGGAAGTGCCGAGTCGAGTTACTACACGTGGGTGGACCAGTTTGATACGTTGGGCTTGGGTGCAAACGTGCCGATCAATACGGGGAATGGGTCTGAAGGGCTACTGGCCCTGAAGGACGGGGAATGGGTTGTTATGCGGGTTCCTTACCCGCTTGGGTTTTATACCAAGTGGATGGATGGTCGGATTGATGACCCGAATGCCGGTTGGAAAGGGAAGGGGCTCTGGGCGACCTACAGTAGCCGAACACCGTTCCACCTTGAAGGTGGGAAAGGCACCACGAGCAAGGTCGTGAAATTTCAGTTGCGACCCGACCCGTTGGCACGCTGAAGTCCGTCGGCGAGGGAAGCATGATCTATCGAGTGACGGCGCGCTTGAAACCTGAGACAGCTGCTGAGTTACGTCGACGACTGGACGACGGCTCCATCGCAGCTCAGCAGCCCGTCTGCCCAAGACGCTGTTGTAGTCACTCGACGGGCGGTCGACTACCGCCGCGCGTCCGCCTCCTGACTGACGATGATGGCTGACACGCCCTTGCTTCGCACTAACTCGTTGAATCGGGGCAATTCCGTGGCCAGCGTCACCTCAACCTGTTCGAGCAGCTCCGCAAGACCGGGCTGAATATCCGCAAACCGCTCCTGGACTCCGGCGGAGGGAC
Coding sequences within it:
- a CDS encoding DUF6152 family protein, translating into GLHMKTRGFTIVACVGLLLATVPVVAHHSFSAEFDANAPVEVTGAVQKIEWLNPHVWFFVVVEDDEGTVTNWAMEMGSPNQLVRAGWTRSTMSIGDVVTVRGSRARDGSDTASTRYVVLANSGERLFTASSQRLPG
- a CDS encoding VCBS repeat-containing protein, whose protein sequence is MRHSIVIAVSLVAIWSIPSCSGQAPEPTTSSTVDVHFRPVQPELFKDSGALTDAWADIDGDGDPDRFVGFNGAASRLYRNDRGNGYVDIAIEMGLNVTRSVRTAAWGDFDNDGDPDLLLGFAGEAPVTALYRNDRNTGFTNVAGLVGLELPEGTTRQASWVDYDADGDLDLFLALRDRANRLFRNDASESFTDITLESGIGDVRRTVGAVWFDTDQDGDLDLVTANMDGDANGHWQNNGGKFTDTAAGQPMEAGGRMLGDPSQGSVRVCAADVNTDGWFDLSFANYGPNALLYASGPSAWADTSGAPNLAIDARYDTCAWGDFDNDGGLDLYVNGTVTGGTQYRDWLYHQEENTTFVDVTPSELLQLNASHGATWVDFDLDGDLDLALTGAAEDAMHYLMENLLPRVSGRQSLQVRVLDAEGHATRPGTEVRVYTAGTDQLLGTRLVDTGSSYDAQSDLPLHFGLRNGNPVDVAVTVVGAGKRHTGTVANISPVMFSGSILTLRIDESGRIVD
- a CDS encoding carboxypeptidase-like regulatory domain-containing protein, with translation MTRTTEPPRIVDVSTACFIAVLLAGMSGCQQPDNAIQIDNDDIGGIVSGPNGPEAGVWVIAETTDLPTRLNKIVVTDADGRYVIPDLPSANYTVWVRGYGLVDSPKVQVAPGAIQHLDAVPAPDPHSAAHYYPAGYWFSLLQVPGEEEFPGTGPEGNGLSPNMASRAEWLRNLKSGGCMACHQLGNQPIREIPEELGDFESSVAAWDRRIESGQAGGSMSNGLNRMGRRRTLEIFADWTDRIAAGEVPEAPRRPQGVERNIVITQWDWADPKAYLHDEVSTDKRDPTVNANGPIYGALEFSADYVPILNPVEHASSQVTLPVRDPDTPVASGPPLQASPYWGDEAIWTSRANAHNPMLDHRGRLWLTSRVRPRENPAFCRDGSDHPSAKQFPVTGSGRHLAMYDPETEEYSLISTCFSTHHLVFAEDDDHTLWTSGGGQVIGWLNTKMFDETGDEQQAQGWTALVLDTNGNGKRDAYVESDEASDPSKDTRVRSGYYGVAVSPIDGTIWGSSLGFPGAILRLDPGPDPAATALIEVYMPPWNNPDVPVQGYSPRGMDIDRNGVAWTPLASGHMASFDRSKCTEPLNGPVATGQHCPEGWTLYPEPLPQLKGLADSGSAESSYYTWVDQFDTLGLGANVPINTGNGSEGLLALKDGEWVVMRVPYPLGFYTKWMDGRIDDPNAGWKGKGLWATYSSRTPFHLEGGKGTTSKVVKFQLRPDPLAR
- a CDS encoding peptidase E codes for the protein MERREFLASTTLGAVGLSSVDLSLAASRPDTSSQSSNRKILIAGGGYGTSFIRYMASLTGKERPKLCYLPTASADRESGIVRWYANCAPLNVIPSVQVSFINSNRMNQTFAEVLLSVDGIVVSGGNTLNQQVIWKAHGIDEVLREAWDRGIVLGGASAGSLCWFEEGTTDSRPKELTVVKCLGFLKGSHSPHYDGEANRRPTYHRMIKSGEMKPGYACDNNAGIYFEDNEVARVVHTRAEAKVYYVSLQGEEVVERELEAEMIE